GAAATCATACGATCATAACCTGATCGATAAATCGGCAGAGAAAATTATCCAGACTGTAAAGTCTACAGGTGCGGTTGTATCCGGGCCAATTCCTCTGCCGACCAAGAAAAGTATTATTACAGTTAACAGATCTGTGCATGTTGATAAAAAATCACGTGAACAGTTTGAATACAGGTCACACAAGCGGTTGATCGATATTCTCTCAACCGGATCACAAACTGTAGATGCCTTGATGAAGCTCGAGCTTCCTTCAGGTGTAGATGTAGAAATTAAAGTTTAAATACATAGAGATAATGAGTGGTTTAATTGGAAAAAAGGTAGGGATGACAAGCATCTTTGATGAGCTCGGGAGAAGTATTCCCGTAACAGTCATTGAAGTTGAGCCCTGTACCATTACCCAGATAAAAACAGTGGAGACAGACGGATATAATGCCGTTCAAATCGCTGCTTTTGATAAAAAGGCCAAAAGTGTTACCAAAGCTGTAGAAGGACACTTCGACAAAGCGGGTACATCTGCTAAGAAAGTTGTTACTGAATTCAGAGATTACCTTCCTGAAGGACTTGAGCTTGGCGATCAATTAACAATTGAAGATGTATTCAATGTAGGTGATTTGGTTGACGTAGTTGGTATATCAAAAGGAAAAGGTTTTACCGGGGTTATGAAGCGACACAACTTTAGCGGTGTTGGTGACAGAACCCACGGACAGCATAACCGAGAAAGAGCTCCGGGTTCTATCGGTCAGGCTTCTGATCCTTCAAGAGTTTTTAAAGGGACC
This sequence is a window from Rhodohalobacter sp. 614A. Protein-coding genes within it:
- the rpsJ gene encoding 30S ribosomal protein S10 — its product is MATQQKIRIKLKSYDHNLIDKSAEKIIQTVKSTGAVVSGPIPLPTKKSIITVNRSVHVDKKSREQFEYRSHKRLIDILSTGSQTVDALMKLELPSGVDVEIKV
- the rplC gene encoding 50S ribosomal protein L3; the encoded protein is MSGLIGKKVGMTSIFDELGRSIPVTVIEVEPCTITQIKTVETDGYNAVQIAAFDKKAKSVTKAVEGHFDKAGTSAKKVVTEFRDYLPEGLELGDQLTIEDVFNVGDLVDVVGISKGKGFTGVMKRHNFSGVGDRTHGQHNRERAPGSIGQASDPSRVFKGTRMAGRSGNSRTKIKNLSVAKILSESNMLLITGSIPGAKGGYVEIYNQSEEATS